In a single window of the Arthrobacter sp. StoSoilA2 genome:
- a CDS encoding alpha/beta hydrolase, with amino-acid sequence MAGTAIPLPFVDVRTPSPSPGGQIPVVLIHGWASGSAYWEPLAKLLLDAGREVWILDLPGYHPGEDTPPDFEWTLDSAAASVAAAIRARTKGPAHLVGHSMGGSVSLTLAATHPELVATVTLVGMVPAPQNEAFKNLLVSQLEQGYFDAGTKLKLMNAWYGHLSPEDMELLSKGFDTPFRILSASAWAAMTGVEPSVPSRVQAPLLVIAGTGDRVRSIEQMTSFVAASPTRTLKAIPDAGHSVHWEQPEECATTLCEFWKTSWPPPA; translated from the coding sequence ATGGCCGGCACCGCAATTCCACTCCCCTTCGTGGACGTGAGAACCCCCTCGCCTTCCCCCGGCGGGCAGATCCCGGTTGTGCTCATCCACGGCTGGGCTTCGGGATCGGCGTACTGGGAGCCGCTGGCAAAGCTACTGCTCGACGCCGGACGCGAAGTGTGGATCCTCGACCTCCCCGGCTATCACCCCGGCGAGGACACGCCACCGGACTTCGAGTGGACGCTGGACTCTGCCGCCGCTTCCGTTGCAGCAGCGATCCGCGCCCGCACGAAAGGGCCGGCGCACCTGGTGGGGCATTCGATGGGCGGCAGCGTCTCACTGACCTTGGCGGCAACCCATCCGGAACTAGTGGCAACAGTGACGCTGGTAGGAATGGTTCCGGCACCCCAAAACGAGGCCTTCAAGAACCTCCTGGTGTCACAGCTGGAGCAGGGATACTTCGACGCGGGCACCAAGCTGAAGCTCATGAACGCCTGGTACGGGCACCTCTCCCCGGAAGACATGGAGTTGCTGAGCAAAGGATTCGATACGCCGTTCCGGATTCTGTCCGCGAGCGCCTGGGCCGCCATGACCGGCGTCGAACCTTCAGTGCCCAGCCGCGTTCAGGCGCCGCTGCTGGTCATCGCTGGAACGGGCGACCGCGTGCGGTCAATCGAGCAGATGACGTCGTTCGTGGCGGCAAGCCCGACGCGCACCCTGAAGGCCATTCCCGACGCCGGTCACAGCGTCCACTGGGAGCAGCCGGAAGAATGCGCCACGACTTTGTGTGAATTTTGGAAAACGAGCTGGCCACCGCCAGCGTAA
- a CDS encoding four-carbon acid sugar kinase family protein, which translates to MTLEADVLAAFPAEVQIPARLVADAVAASSATSPRVLVVLDDDPTGTQSVADLAVLTRWDVADFTWAFNHIRESQTKPAVYVLTNTRSLDPAEAAARNEEIVRNALAAAAGKISLDFVSRSDSTLRGHYPLEPDVIAATVAAETGEVTDGVVIVPAFPDAGRVTIGGVHYMRGTGEETGTLTPVSETEFAKDASFGFANSEMAKYVAEKSKGRFPASDVIVLDLNIIRAGASAQDPAISAKAIADAIDSATNSTPIVADIVTENDFRALALGLEEAERRGKKLLYRVGPPFVRGRIGQEIRTALTSEEAYAGNTPSTAGGLIVVGSHVGVTTRQLNALTAEHSSARIIEIDVEKLLAAETEAEADAYIATVVSDVVDALRQGDVIVHTSRLLIKTDDAAASLKIARTVSAAVVNVVNRTLKTFPPRFVIAKGGITSSDVAAHGLEIRHAIVRGPMLPGIVSLWEPVDGPAKGIPYIVFAGNVGDDQSLAQVTRKLSATF; encoded by the coding sequence GTGACCCTTGAAGCAGATGTTCTGGCCGCTTTCCCCGCGGAGGTCCAGATTCCGGCCCGGCTGGTTGCTGACGCCGTTGCGGCATCCTCGGCGACGTCCCCCCGCGTCCTGGTGGTCCTCGACGACGACCCCACGGGAACGCAGTCGGTCGCGGATCTCGCTGTCCTCACCCGTTGGGACGTCGCGGACTTCACCTGGGCCTTCAATCACATTCGCGAGAGCCAGACCAAGCCCGCCGTCTACGTCCTCACCAACACCCGCAGCTTGGACCCTGCAGAAGCAGCGGCGCGGAACGAGGAAATCGTCCGGAATGCGCTGGCAGCAGCGGCCGGGAAGATCAGCCTTGACTTCGTCAGCCGCAGCGACTCCACCCTGCGCGGCCACTACCCGCTCGAGCCGGACGTCATCGCCGCTACGGTCGCCGCCGAAACCGGTGAGGTCACCGACGGCGTCGTCATCGTTCCGGCATTCCCCGACGCCGGCAGGGTCACCATCGGAGGTGTGCACTACATGCGCGGCACCGGGGAAGAAACCGGCACCCTAACCCCGGTGTCCGAGACGGAATTCGCGAAGGACGCGTCCTTCGGTTTCGCCAACTCCGAGATGGCCAAGTATGTGGCGGAGAAGTCGAAGGGCCGGTTCCCGGCAAGCGATGTAATCGTCCTTGACCTCAACATCATCCGTGCCGGCGCATCGGCCCAGGACCCGGCCATTTCCGCGAAAGCCATCGCTGACGCCATTGATTCCGCTACCAACTCCACGCCGATCGTGGCCGACATCGTCACCGAAAACGACTTCCGTGCTCTGGCCCTGGGCCTAGAAGAAGCCGAACGACGCGGCAAGAAGCTCCTCTACCGCGTGGGCCCGCCGTTCGTCCGTGGCCGCATCGGCCAGGAAATCCGCACCGCACTCACCTCCGAAGAGGCCTACGCCGGCAACACTCCCTCCACAGCCGGCGGCCTGATCGTGGTTGGCTCGCACGTTGGCGTGACCACCCGCCAGCTCAACGCACTCACGGCAGAGCACAGCTCGGCGCGGATCATCGAGATCGACGTCGAGAAGCTCCTCGCAGCCGAAACCGAAGCGGAAGCCGACGCTTACATCGCAACCGTTGTGTCCGACGTCGTCGATGCCCTCCGCCAGGGCGACGTGATCGTCCACACCAGCCGCCTGCTCATCAAGACCGACGACGCCGCCGCGAGCCTGAAGATCGCGCGCACCGTCTCGGCCGCCGTCGTCAATGTAGTGAACCGGACGCTGAAAACCTTCCCGCCGCGGTTCGTCATCGCCAAGGGTGGCATCACGTCCTCGGATGTTGCGGCCCACGGACTGGAGATCCGGCACGCGATCGTCCGCGGACCGATGCTGCCGGGCATCGTCTCGCTCTGGGAACCGGTGGACGGCCCCGCGAAGGGCATCCCGTACATCGTGTTCGCAGGCAATGTGGGCGATGACCAGTCCCTCGCCCAGGTCACCCGCAAACTCAGCGCCACTTTCTAA
- a CDS encoding NAD(P)-dependent oxidoreductase, with amino-acid sequence MTSSNYTITVLGLGAMGLPMATRLASELTVHGFDIAEPRLELAAAAGIKTFASAREASQDADALLLAVRNGEQLNDVLFGENGVASVLKPGAVVILGSTVGTEAIPATVEKLAGYGVSLVDAPLSGGPKRAGEGDLLIVVGAEPEALEKARPALELLASTLSIVGDKPGDGQALKTVNQLLCGVHIAAAAEAMALADALGLDQAKTLAALEAGAAGSFMLSNRGPRILEAYTEDGAEVLSRLDIFVKDMGIVGKATRAAGLAAPVAAAAEQLYLLGQAQGLAAADDSAVIKVVAPTKRTN; translated from the coding sequence ATGACCAGCAGCAACTACACCATCACCGTTCTGGGCCTCGGCGCCATGGGCCTGCCCATGGCCACCCGCCTCGCGTCCGAGTTGACCGTCCACGGTTTCGATATCGCCGAGCCCCGATTGGAGCTCGCTGCGGCAGCCGGCATCAAGACTTTTGCTTCTGCCCGCGAAGCCTCGCAGGACGCCGACGCGCTGCTCCTGGCCGTTCGCAATGGTGAGCAGCTCAACGATGTCCTGTTCGGCGAAAACGGCGTTGCCTCGGTTCTGAAGCCGGGCGCCGTCGTGATCCTTGGCAGCACGGTGGGCACCGAAGCCATCCCCGCCACGGTCGAAAAACTGGCCGGGTACGGCGTTTCACTCGTTGACGCGCCACTGTCCGGTGGACCGAAACGTGCCGGTGAAGGCGATCTGCTCATCGTCGTTGGTGCCGAGCCCGAGGCGCTGGAAAAGGCCCGCCCTGCGCTGGAACTGTTGGCCTCCACCCTGAGCATTGTTGGCGACAAGCCCGGCGACGGCCAAGCACTCAAAACCGTCAACCAGTTGCTCTGCGGCGTACACATCGCCGCAGCTGCAGAGGCCATGGCCCTTGCCGACGCTCTCGGCCTCGATCAGGCCAAGACTCTCGCCGCGCTGGAAGCCGGAGCTGCCGGTTCCTTCATGCTGTCCAACCGCGGCCCCCGCATCCTGGAGGCCTACACCGAGGACGGAGCCGAGGTCCTCAGCCGCCTGGACATCTTCGTCAAAGACATGGGCATCGTCGGCAAAGCCACCCGCGCTGCCGGCCTTGCCGCACCCGTTGCCGCCGCTGCAGAACAGCTTTACCTCCTCGGCCAGGCCCAAGGCCTCGCCGCCGCCGACGACTCCGCCGTCATCAAGGTTGTCGCGCCCACAAAGCGCACCAACTAA
- a CDS encoding GntP family transporter, translating into MNPLINSLVVRAADAPAIKPAVELGTPLLLTIAAAGIALLLVLIIRFKIQAFVALLAVSILVGVAAQIPLRDIFTVVANGVGSTMGKVALLIALGAILGRMIEVSGGVQSLATHFTEKLGAKRVAIALTAVGFLVAIPVFFEVGVIVLVPIVYAFAKIANVHPIKFGLPMAGIMLSIHVAVPPHPGIVAGAGVFGADIGLITLISLIICVPLGFLSYWVASIMNRKDYELLPGVKAQVDEFGSESLVHVGSDGPGARAIAPPRPGLIMFLIAAPIVQILVGTLGTLTIAKDNYWYGVAAFIGNPFFALLVAVALSFFLLAVRRNWSLKETGEIFEGALPPIASILMVVAAGGVFGEVLRTSGIGAALSHTLDSLGLPVIVLGFVISLALRAAQGSATVAIVTTTGLLTSAVMEGGYTPAQIAVIVIAIGFGALGLSHVTDAGFWTVIRYYGLTVTDGLKTWTVLTTILGLAGFALTYVAWILVGGLAH; encoded by the coding sequence ATGAATCCCCTCATCAACTCCTTGGTGGTCCGGGCTGCTGATGCCCCCGCCATCAAACCGGCTGTGGAACTGGGAACACCCCTGTTGCTAACTATCGCTGCTGCGGGCATTGCCCTGCTGCTGGTGCTGATTATCCGCTTCAAGATCCAGGCCTTCGTTGCCCTGTTGGCTGTCAGCATCCTGGTGGGCGTGGCAGCCCAGATTCCGCTCAGGGACATCTTCACAGTGGTGGCCAACGGCGTTGGCAGCACCATGGGCAAGGTTGCTTTGTTGATTGCCCTCGGCGCCATTCTTGGCCGCATGATCGAGGTATCCGGCGGCGTGCAGTCGCTGGCCACCCATTTCACTGAGAAGCTGGGCGCCAAGCGTGTTGCCATCGCCTTGACGGCCGTGGGCTTCCTCGTGGCGATTCCCGTGTTCTTCGAGGTGGGCGTCATCGTCCTCGTCCCGATTGTCTATGCCTTCGCCAAGATCGCGAACGTTCACCCCATCAAGTTCGGCCTGCCCATGGCCGGCATCATGCTGTCCATTCACGTGGCTGTCCCGCCGCACCCGGGAATCGTTGCAGGCGCCGGCGTCTTCGGCGCTGACATTGGCCTCATCACCCTGATCTCGCTGATCATCTGCGTGCCGCTTGGCTTCCTGTCCTACTGGGTTGCCAGCATCATGAACCGCAAGGACTACGAACTGCTTCCAGGCGTCAAGGCGCAGGTGGACGAATTCGGTTCCGAGTCCCTGGTCCACGTGGGCTCTGACGGTCCGGGCGCCCGCGCCATCGCCCCTCCGCGTCCCGGCCTGATCATGTTCCTGATCGCCGCTCCGATCGTCCAAATCCTCGTAGGCACGCTGGGGACGCTGACCATTGCCAAGGACAACTACTGGTACGGCGTGGCCGCGTTCATCGGCAACCCGTTCTTCGCGCTCCTCGTGGCGGTAGCCCTCTCCTTCTTCCTGCTGGCGGTCCGCCGCAACTGGTCACTCAAGGAAACCGGCGAGATCTTCGAAGGCGCCCTTCCTCCCATTGCTTCCATCCTCATGGTTGTCGCCGCGGGCGGCGTGTTCGGTGAAGTCCTCCGCACCTCCGGCATCGGCGCAGCCCTGTCCCACACCCTGGACAGCCTGGGCCTGCCGGTGATCGTTCTCGGCTTCGTTATCTCCCTTGCACTGCGCGCCGCCCAGGGCTCGGCCACCGTTGCCATTGTCACGACTACCGGCCTGCTCACTTCCGCAGTGATGGAAGGCGGCTACACGCCCGCCCAGATCGCCGTGATCGTGATCGCCATCGGATTCGGCGCGTTGGGGTTGTCCCACGTGACGGACGCAGGATTCTGGACCGTGATCCGGTACTACGGCCTTACTGTCACCGACGGCCTCAAGACCTGGACCGTCCTCACTACCATCCTGGGCCTGGCCGGCTTCGCGCTGACGTACGTTGCCTGGATCCTGGTGGGAGGCCTGGCCCACTAA
- a CDS encoding class II fructose-bisphosphate aldolase encodes MRAKLDQLVISALADGSAVPAFTCYDFTTALAVVSAAEEARLGVILLVAPKTASTPNGLRLIAALRGLADDASIPVSVQLDHASDLQVIRDSVAAGADAVLADGSSLPFEDNIALVREVRAALDAQGASDVVIEAELGGLAGDEDKAFGTEDSAHDAGTSAAGLTDPAQVAEFVVRTGAQLLAVAVGNVHGKYKGEPNIRWDVLQEVAARTEVPLVLHGASGIPAEQLSKAPSMQVGKVNFNTELRTGILATLEAETAAHRADGENLQGLLARWNGSAWSFAGATLAMLSD; translated from the coding sequence ATGCGCGCCAAACTGGATCAGTTGGTCATTTCCGCGCTCGCTGACGGCTCTGCTGTTCCGGCCTTCACCTGCTACGACTTCACTACCGCGCTGGCCGTTGTTTCGGCGGCGGAGGAAGCCCGGCTCGGCGTGATCCTGCTCGTAGCTCCGAAGACGGCTTCCACCCCCAACGGGCTCAGGCTCATCGCGGCACTTCGCGGCCTCGCCGACGACGCCAGCATTCCCGTGTCCGTCCAACTGGACCACGCATCGGACCTGCAGGTCATCCGCGACTCCGTGGCTGCCGGTGCGGATGCCGTGCTGGCGGATGGTTCGTCCTTGCCGTTCGAGGACAACATCGCCTTGGTCCGCGAAGTCCGTGCCGCGCTGGATGCGCAAGGTGCGTCCGACGTCGTAATCGAGGCAGAGCTGGGTGGCCTGGCGGGCGACGAGGACAAGGCATTCGGTACCGAAGATTCAGCGCACGACGCCGGCACTTCAGCCGCCGGCCTCACTGATCCGGCGCAGGTGGCCGAGTTCGTTGTGCGGACCGGAGCGCAACTGCTCGCCGTTGCGGTGGGTAACGTCCACGGAAAGTACAAGGGTGAGCCCAACATCCGCTGGGATGTACTCCAGGAAGTTGCTGCACGGACGGAGGTTCCTTTGGTGCTGCACGGCGCCTCCGGAATCCCCGCTGAACAGCTTTCAAAGGCTCCTTCCATGCAGGTTGGCAAGGTGAACTTCAATACCGAGCTACGCACCGGAATCCTGGCGACCCTCGAAGCGGAAACCGCCGCCCACCGGGCCGACGGTGAGAACCTCCAAGGCTTGCTGGCGCGATGGAACGGTTCCGCGTGGTCCTTCGCAGGCGCGACACTCGCCATGCTGAGTGACTGA
- a CDS encoding DUF1304 domain-containing protein produces the protein MILASLIFALLAALLHVYIFTMESITWTKPATWKRFSVTSQADAETTKPLAYNQGFYNLFLAIGALIGIIAVAMGAPQVGWTLVFSCCGSMLLAALVLAASGKKYLRPAVLQGTTPLLAVVLGVLAVL, from the coding sequence ATGATCCTGGCCTCCCTGATTTTCGCCCTGCTTGCGGCGTTGCTCCACGTGTACATCTTCACCATGGAATCCATCACGTGGACCAAGCCAGCTACATGGAAACGATTCAGCGTGACATCACAGGCCGACGCCGAAACCACCAAGCCACTTGCCTACAACCAGGGTTTCTACAACCTCTTCCTGGCCATCGGCGCGTTGATAGGCATCATCGCAGTGGCCATGGGCGCTCCGCAGGTGGGCTGGACCCTCGTCTTCAGCTGCTGCGGTTCCATGCTCCTTGCGGCACTGGTGCTCGCAGCGAGTGGCAAAAAGTACCTCCGCCCTGCGGTTCTCCAGGGGACAACACCGCTGCTCGCCGTCGTGCTTGGCGTGCTGGCTGTCCTTTAG
- a CDS encoding VOC family protein: MLLTHDKFSQFTDQPIADTRNSVGAIVAISADSREDVDALAARAVEAGGSEMYDPKDLGFMYSRAFRDLDGHHWEVVWMDQAAAQSGPPEH; this comes from the coding sequence ATGCTCCTGACTCACGACAAATTCAGTCAGTTCACCGATCAGCCCATCGCGGACACCCGGAACTCGGTCGGGGCAATTGTTGCCATCTCTGCCGACAGCCGCGAAGATGTTGATGCCCTGGCCGCCAGGGCGGTCGAGGCCGGAGGTTCCGAGATGTACGACCCCAAGGACCTCGGGTTTATGTACAGCAGGGCGTTCCGTGACCTCGACGGCCACCACTGGGAAGTTGTGTGGATGGACCAGGCCGCCGCGCAGAGCGGCCCGCCGGAGCACTAA
- a CDS encoding Lrp/AsnC family transcriptional regulator, whose amino-acid sequence MNESAIISELDLEILNALQINPRAEWSRIADALELSAPTVARRWNALAGQGQAWITPAPGQRYLSAGWSAFIHLSSSPSESEALIEQLCSEPAFGTVSLVTGAHDLFIDCFASSHEELMDIVTGAFPRLPGVTHREVVFVTKLYRQASEWRSGTLEPARARLVSAEPLPEQSAYAPDRLDAALLEELAKDGRASWAELGAACRVSPQTARRRVERFLATGYMTLRCDASSSAQQGLREVTLVLNVPAEFVDGVGSFFAALPNCRLSAQVLGAQNLLVTLWVRDYLEVQAYERELAQRAPGSAVISRQAVVRTFKRLGHVLDEAGRSRSVVPLPLWRETS is encoded by the coding sequence GTGAACGAATCAGCCATAATTTCCGAGCTGGACCTCGAAATCCTGAATGCCCTCCAAATCAATCCGCGGGCAGAGTGGAGCCGGATTGCCGACGCCCTTGAGCTGTCTGCGCCCACGGTGGCAAGGCGATGGAACGCCCTCGCCGGCCAAGGCCAGGCTTGGATCACACCTGCACCCGGACAGCGTTATCTCAGTGCCGGGTGGTCCGCCTTCATCCATCTGTCATCCTCGCCCAGCGAGAGCGAGGCATTGATTGAGCAGCTGTGCTCCGAACCTGCATTCGGCACAGTTTCTTTGGTGACAGGCGCGCACGATCTCTTCATTGACTGCTTTGCATCCAGCCATGAAGAGTTGATGGATATCGTCACCGGCGCCTTTCCAAGGCTGCCCGGCGTCACGCATCGTGAGGTCGTTTTCGTCACCAAGTTGTATCGGCAGGCCTCAGAATGGCGCAGTGGCACGCTGGAACCCGCGCGCGCAAGGCTCGTGTCAGCGGAACCCCTGCCCGAGCAGTCGGCCTACGCACCGGACCGGCTTGATGCAGCGTTGTTGGAGGAGCTCGCCAAGGATGGCAGGGCGAGCTGGGCGGAACTGGGTGCCGCCTGCCGTGTTTCGCCCCAAACAGCCCGACGGCGGGTGGAACGGTTCCTGGCAACCGGCTACATGACGCTGAGGTGCGATGCGTCCAGCTCCGCCCAGCAGGGGCTGAGGGAAGTGACGCTCGTCCTGAACGTTCCAGCTGAGTTCGTTGACGGTGTGGGCAGCTTCTTCGCGGCGTTGCCCAATTGCCGGTTGAGCGCCCAAGTCCTTGGCGCACAGAACCTGCTGGTCACTTTGTGGGTCCGGGACTATCTGGAGGTCCAGGCCTACGAACGCGAACTTGCCCAGCGGGCTCCAGGAAGTGCAGTCATCTCAAGGCAGGCGGTGGTGCGGACCTTCAAGCGGTTGGGCCACGTCCTTGACGAAGCGGGTCGCAGTCGCAGCGTGGTGCCCCTGCCGCTATGGAGGGAGACTTCGTAA
- a CDS encoding MFS transporter — translation MGSKTAPAAASVTTRRSIAGMIFAMALIESLSGVTQGYLNPILPALGPVFEIDDPTINGIFLISNVSFAVLTPIISRLGDSYGYRLVLRWSTGVVTAGVLQMALWPSLWTVTIGVVMLTCVVGFIPLMMGILRVSSPGHTRTGVSVMIGMLMIMVGAGGLFAGIVGVTSPTLGFWVAVPFAVVAFISSFLLPDAGVPTREGIALGPLLACSLGLIGFVVAVSMAPEWGWLDARTLAAGLLGASLLAYWAKRDYSANQGKRFMDLRMLAIPRIRSISLATFFFGFASISYFGTNGIFLHSNPEKTGYGFALSPLMIAIVLALASVLSLLSSLLTARALRKFGERATLVFAGVLLAIGFLVMMLAHSSLAGYCLGFAMFNLSLGMYQAGTRSLSVEGVPLEETSTAAGLNELALSVGIAVGAAVVKLISSASVESGHISESGLQGIWGALAVAALVAAAASARYPKRENAGVSA, via the coding sequence ATGGGAAGCAAGACAGCACCAGCGGCGGCGTCAGTAACGACGCGCCGGTCCATTGCGGGAATGATCTTCGCAATGGCATTGATTGAATCACTGAGCGGGGTCACCCAGGGGTACTTGAACCCCATCCTCCCCGCGCTCGGACCCGTCTTCGAGATTGACGACCCCACCATCAACGGCATCTTCCTGATCTCCAACGTGAGCTTTGCAGTCCTCACTCCGATCATTTCAAGGCTTGGAGACAGCTACGGGTACAGGCTGGTGCTGCGCTGGTCCACAGGGGTTGTGACGGCAGGAGTCCTTCAGATGGCCTTGTGGCCCTCGCTGTGGACGGTGACGATCGGCGTGGTCATGCTTACGTGCGTGGTGGGCTTCATCCCCCTCATGATGGGCATCCTGCGCGTTAGCAGCCCTGGGCATACGCGCACTGGCGTGAGCGTCATGATCGGGATGCTCATGATCATGGTGGGAGCGGGCGGGCTTTTTGCCGGAATCGTTGGGGTCACCAGCCCGACGCTCGGTTTCTGGGTGGCGGTTCCTTTCGCGGTGGTCGCGTTCATTTCTTCCTTCTTACTGCCCGACGCCGGTGTGCCGACCCGCGAGGGCATCGCCCTTGGGCCGTTGCTGGCTTGCTCGCTCGGTCTCATTGGTTTTGTTGTGGCGGTCTCGATGGCGCCCGAATGGGGTTGGCTGGATGCCCGTACCTTGGCCGCTGGCCTGCTGGGAGCATCCCTGCTGGCCTACTGGGCCAAGCGTGATTACAGCGCAAACCAGGGTAAGCGCTTCATGGACCTGCGGATGCTGGCCATTCCGCGGATCCGCTCCATCTCACTGGCTACTTTCTTCTTTGGCTTCGCGTCCATCAGCTACTTCGGCACCAACGGGATATTCCTGCACTCCAATCCTGAAAAGACGGGTTACGGATTTGCCCTGAGCCCCCTGATGATCGCCATTGTCCTGGCCTTGGCTTCCGTGCTCTCCCTTTTGTCCTCGCTGCTCACGGCCCGGGCTTTGCGAAAGTTCGGTGAGCGGGCCACGCTCGTGTTTGCCGGTGTCTTGCTCGCAATCGGATTCCTGGTCATGATGCTTGCCCACAGTTCCCTCGCCGGCTATTGCCTGGGCTTTGCGATGTTCAACCTAAGCCTGGGAATGTACCAGGCCGGAACCCGCTCATTGTCCGTGGAAGGCGTCCCCTTGGAGGAAACTTCAACTGCTGCCGGGCTCAATGAGCTCGCATTGTCCGTCGGGATCGCGGTGGGCGCGGCCGTGGTGAAGCTGATCTCCTCCGCGTCCGTGGAGTCCGGGCATATTTCAGAGTCCGGGCTGCAGGGCATCTGGGGAGCCCTTGCTGTGGCCGCACTCGTCGCGGCGGCCGCAAGCGCCCGCTACCCAAAGCGCGAAAACGCCGGGGTGTCCGCATGA
- a CDS encoding amidohydrolase translates to MTAAGLNSLSRGAAVVRVSQSDIEARLKAATERWKPDLLDLSHAIHADPELGGQEFRAVKRIRRLLHAAGFRFDDRQPLQPTAFSARLGTGDLVVALCVEYDALPAIGHACGHNVNAASAMGAALALAAVADELGITVKVLGTPAEETTGGKVDLIDEGFFEDVSLAMMAHAAAKDVVGGSSLAMSMWDVLFEGRPAHAAAAPMEGANALDALVVAQTAVALARQQLPIGSIISLIVTEGGSAVNVIPERARASIEMRAPSIEKLRIIQDKVRRCLEAGAHASGCTLDVTPAGNDYAELRQDPFLSDAYRAAMTAIGRDVVFNSEPVASTDMGNVSQLVPTIHPMVGYDVRGAAHHTAEFAAFGASAGADKAVLDGSYGLAAAACAGALDPEERGRLLARARH, encoded by the coding sequence ATGACCGCCGCTGGACTTAACAGCCTAAGCCGCGGGGCCGCCGTCGTACGCGTATCCCAAAGCGACATCGAGGCCAGGCTGAAGGCTGCCACAGAGCGGTGGAAACCGGACCTGCTGGACCTCAGCCACGCCATCCACGCCGATCCTGAGCTCGGCGGGCAGGAGTTCCGTGCAGTCAAGCGGATCAGGCGGCTACTCCATGCGGCGGGCTTCCGCTTCGATGATCGCCAGCCACTACAACCCACCGCCTTTAGTGCGCGGCTGGGAACCGGAGACCTGGTTGTGGCGCTGTGCGTTGAGTACGACGCCTTGCCCGCCATTGGCCACGCATGCGGACACAACGTGAACGCGGCCAGCGCGATGGGAGCAGCGCTGGCCCTGGCGGCAGTCGCTGACGAACTCGGCATCACTGTCAAGGTGCTCGGAACGCCGGCGGAGGAGACCACCGGTGGGAAGGTCGATCTCATTGACGAAGGGTTCTTCGAGGACGTGTCCCTGGCAATGATGGCCCATGCCGCGGCAAAGGACGTGGTGGGCGGTTCGTCGCTGGCGATGTCCATGTGGGACGTGTTGTTCGAAGGCAGGCCGGCCCACGCAGCTGCCGCCCCGATGGAAGGAGCCAACGCCCTGGACGCACTTGTCGTCGCCCAGACGGCCGTTGCGCTGGCCAGGCAACAGCTCCCGATCGGGTCGATCATTTCGCTGATCGTCACCGAAGGCGGAAGCGCCGTTAACGTCATCCCCGAGCGCGCAAGGGCGAGCATTGAGATGCGGGCTCCGAGCATCGAAAAGCTGCGCATCATCCAGGACAAGGTGCGGCGCTGCCTCGAAGCAGGCGCCCACGCCAGCGGTTGCACCCTGGATGTCACGCCAGCGGGCAATGACTACGCCGAACTCCGACAAGACCCGTTCCTGTCGGATGCCTACCGGGCAGCCATGACGGCCATCGGACGGGACGTCGTCTTCAATTCCGAGCCAGTGGCCTCCACGGACATGGGCAACGTCTCCCAACTGGTGCCAACCATCCACCCCATGGTTGGCTACGACGTCCGTGGCGCAGCCCATCACACAGCAGAGTTCGCGGCCTTCGGCGCTTCGGCCGGCGCCGACAAGGCAGTACTTGACGGATCGTACGGCCTGGCCGCGGCAGCGTGCGCCGGTGCCTTGGACCCGGAGGAACGGGGGCGGTTACTGGCCAGGGCGCGCCACTAG